A DNA window from Arachis duranensis cultivar V14167 chromosome 3, aradu.V14167.gnm2.J7QH, whole genome shotgun sequence contains the following coding sequences:
- the LOC107476422 gene encoding uncharacterized protein LOC107476422, which produces MRTVYSKDGNLTNLRFCHCSQVRTLTPKSSFLVSLIQVPNFTLSITTKTFPFRSSSILCGINRRCVNNNCRRWVIRASMASSTSSPTQRERFSVLFVCLGNICRSPAAEGVFQDLVKKRGLDSKFNIDSCGTIDYHEGNEADPRMREASKKRGIQITSISRPIKPSDFVDFDLILAMDMQNREDILESFNSWRARYKLPDDAHKKVKLMCSYCKKHDESEVPDPYYGGPQGFEKVLDLLEDACGSLLENILAENEHVRQS; this is translated from the exons GACAGTGTACAGCAAGGATGGGAATCTCACAAATTTACGGTTTTGCCACTGTTCCCAAGTTCGCACCCTTACCCCAAAATCCTCATTCCTCGTTTCTCTCATTCAAGTTCCAAACTTTACCCTCTCCATCACAACAAAAACCTTTCCCTTTCGATCTTCCTCCATTCTCTGCGGAATCAACCGTCGATGTGTGAATAATAATTGTCGTCGTTGGGTGATTCGAGCATCAATGGCATCTTCCACGTCATCCCCAACACAGAGAGAGCGATTCTCTGTGCTGTTTGTGTGCCTCGGCAACATATGCAGAAGCCCAGCTGCGGAAGGAGTATTCCAGGACTTGGTTAAGAAAAGGGGTCTCGATTCAAAGTTCAACATCGATTCTTGTGGCACCATCGATTATCACGAG GGGAATGAAGCGGATCCGAGAATGAGGGAAGCATCAAAGAAGCGTGGGATTCAGATAACTTCAATTTCGAGGCCGATCAAGCCATCTGATTTCGTTGATTTTGATCTTATTCTAGCTATGGACATGCAAAACAGAG AGGACATATTGGAGTCTTTCAATAGTTGGAGAGCCAGATATAAGTTACCAGATGATGCACATAAAAAG GTTAAGTTGATGTGCTCCTATTGTAAGAAGCATGATGAAAGTGAAGTCCCGGATCCTTATTATGGTGGACCGCAAGGGTTTGAAAAG GTATTAGATTTGCTTGAAGATGCTTGCGGATCATTGCTAGAAAATATTTTGGCTGAAAATGAACATGTACGACAATCCTAA
- the LOC107476423 gene encoding histone deacetylase 9 — MRSKDRIAYFYDGDVGSVYFGPNHPMKPHRLCMTHHLVLSYELHKKMEIYRPHKAYPVELAQFHSADYVEFLHRITPDTQPLFSTELAKYNLGEDCPVFDNLFEFCQIYAGGTIDAARRLNNQLCDIAINWAGGLHHAKKCEASGFCYINDLVLGILELLKYHARVLYIDIDVHHGDGVEEAFYFTDRVMTVSFHKYGDMFFPGTGDAKEIGEKEGKYYAINVPFKDGIDDPSFTRLFKTIISKVVETYQPGAIVLQCGADSLAGDRLGCFNLSIDGHAECVRFVKRFNLPLLVTGGGGYTKENVARCWAVETGVLLDTELPNEIPDNDYIKYFAPDFSLKIPSGHIENLNSKSYLSTIKMQVLENLRCIQHAPSVQLQEVPPDFYIPDFDEDEQNPDERIDQHTQDKHIQRDDEYYEGDNDNDHMDIS; from the exons ATGCGCTCCAAGGACAGAATAGCTTATTTCTACGACG GGGATGTTGGTAGTGTTTACTTCGGGCCAAACCATCCGATGAAGCCTCACAGGCTATGCATGACTCACCATCTTGTTCTCTCATACGAACTTCACAAGAAGATGGAAATTTAT CGCCCACACAAAGCATATCCTGTTGAGCTTGCCCAGTTTCATTCAGCTGACTATGTTGAGTTTTTGCACAGGATTACACCTGACACTCAGCCTTTGTTCTCCACAGAATTGGCAAAAT ATAATCTTGGAGAAGACTGTCCTGTATTTGACAACTTGTTTGAATTTTGTCAGATTTATGCTGGAGGAACTATAG ATGCTGCCCGTCGACTAAACAATCAATTGTGTGATATAGCTATAAACTGGGCAGGTGGGTTACACCATGCTAAGAAATGCGAGGCATCTGGATTTTGCTACATCAATGACTTAGTTTTAGGTATCTTGGAGCTTCTCAAATACCATGCCCGAGTTCTGTATATTGATATAGATGTCCACCATGGTGATGGTGTAGAAGAAGCCTTCTACTTCACTGACAG GGTGATGACTGTCAGTTTTCACAAGTATGGAGATATGTTCTTTCCAGGTACTGGTGATGCTAAG GAAATAGGAGAAAAAGAAGGCAAGTATTATGCCATAAATGTCCCATTCAAGGATGGAATAGATGACCCTAGCTTCACTCGACTTTTCAAGACT ATTATCTCTAAAGTAGTGGAAACATATCAACCTGGTGCAATAGTTCTCCAGTGTGGAGCTGATTCACTTGCTGGAGATCGCCTGGGCTGCTTCAATCTCTCTATTGATG GTCATGCTGAATGTGTCAGATTTGTAAAGAGATTCAATTTGCCCTTGCTG GTCACTGGAGGTGGGGGATACACAAAAGAAAATGTTGCTCGGTGTTGGGCTGTCGAAACTGGAGTTCTCCTAGATACGGAGCTTCCTAATG AGATCCCAGATaatgattatattaaatattttgcaCCAGACTTTTCCTTGAAGATTCCTAGTGGGCACATC GAAAACTTAAATAGCAAGTCATATCTCAGCACCATAAAAATGCAAGTCTTGGAAAATCTTCGTTGCATCCAACATGCGCCAAGTGTACAACTGCAGGAG GTTCCACCTGACTTCTACATTCCTGATTTTGATGAAGATGAGCAGAACCCAGATGAACGCATTGACC AACACACACAAGACAAACACATACAGCGTGATGATGAATACTATGAAGGTGACAATGATAATGATCACATGGATATTTCATGA
- the LOC107476521 gene encoding uncharacterized protein LOC107476521 isoform X1, translating to MMSEAPFRPREKLFEQQKYYQSVHKYTHLKGPYDKITSVAIPLFLAGTSIFMIGRGIYNMSHGIGKKA from the exons AT GATGTCGGAAGCACCATTTAGACCACGTGAAAAGCTTTTCGAGCAGCAAAAATATTACCAGAGTGTTCACAAGTACACACACTTGAAAGGACCATATGATAAGATTACATCTGTTGCAATACCGCTTTTTCTGGCAGGAACTTCAATTTTCATGATT GGACGAGGGATCTATAATATGTCACATGGAATTGGGAAGAAAGCATGA
- the LOC107476521 gene encoding uncharacterized protein LOC107476521 isoform X2, which yields MSEAPFRPREKLFEQQKYYQSVHKYTHLKGPYDKITSVAIPLFLAGTSIFMIGRGIYNMSHGIGKKA from the exons ATGTCGGAAGCACCATTTAGACCACGTGAAAAGCTTTTCGAGCAGCAAAAATATTACCAGAGTGTTCACAAGTACACACACTTGAAAGGACCATATGATAAGATTACATCTGTTGCAATACCGCTTTTTCTGGCAGGAACTTCAATTTTCATGATT GGACGAGGGATCTATAATATGTCACATGGAATTGGGAAGAAAGCATGA